In Setaria italica strain Yugu1 chromosome I, Setaria_italica_v2.0, whole genome shotgun sequence, the genomic window ACCTCGGGCCCCGGCGCCACCAACCTCGTCTCCGCGCTCGCCGACGCGCTGCTCGACTCCGTCCCCATGGTCGCCATAACAGGCCAGGTGCCCCGACGCATGATCGGCACCGACGCCTTCCAGGAGACGCCAATCGTCGAGGTCACCCGCTCCATCACCAAGCACAACTACCTGGTCCTCGACGTCGAAGACATCCCCCGCGTTGTGCAGGAGGCGTtcttcctcgcctcctccgGTCGCCCGGGGCCGGTGCTCGTTGACATCCCCAAGGATATCCAGCAGCAGATGGCGGTGCCGGTCTGGGACACGCACATGTGTCTGCCTGGGTACATTGCGCGCCTGCCCAAGCCTCCTGCAACTGAACTCCTTGAGCAGGTGCTGCGTCTTGTTGGTGAGTCACGGCGCCCTGTTCTTTATGTTGGTGGTGGCTGCGCTGCATCCGGTGAGGAGCTGCGCCGCTTTGTTGAGATGACCGGAATCCCAGTGACAACTACTCTGATGGGCCTTGGCAACTTCCCCAGTGACGACCCACTGTCTCTGCGCATGCTTGGTATGCATGGTACCGTATATGCAAATTATGCTGTGGATAAGGCCGACCTGTTGCTTGCATTTGGTGTGCGGTTCGATGATCGTGTGACAGGGAAAATTGAGGCTTTTGCAAGCAGGGCTAAGATTGTGCACATTGATATTGATCCGGCTGAGATTGGCAAGAACAAGCAGCCACATGTGTCCATCTGTGCAGATGTCAAGCTTGCTCTGCAGGGCATGAACACTCTTCTGGAAGGAATCACCTCAAAGAAGAGCTTTGACTTTGGCTCATGGCATGATGAGTTGGATCAGCAGAAGAGGGGATTCCCCCTGGGGTACAAAACTTTTGATGAGGAGATCCAGCCACAGTATGCTATCCAGGTTCTGGATGAGCTGACGAAAGGAGAGGCCATCATTGCCACAGGTGTTGGGCAGCACCAGATGTGGGCGGCACAGTACTACACCTACAAGCGTCCAAGGCAATGGTTGTCTTCAGCTGGTCTTGGGGCTATGGGATTTGGTttgccggctgctgctggtgctg contains:
- the LOC101778558 gene encoding acetolactate synthase 1, chloroplastic yields the protein MATTTAATAAAALTGAITTASPRPRRRAHLPSAARRAAPIRCSAASPAAPTATSAPPATPLRPWGPTEPRKGADILVEALERCGVSDVFAYPGGASMEIHQALTRSPVIANHLFRHEQGEAFAASGYARSSGRVGVCVATSGPGATNLVSALADALLDSVPMVAITGQVPRRMIGTDAFQETPIVEVTRSITKHNYLVLDVEDIPRVVQEAFFLASSGRPGPVLVDIPKDIQQQMAVPVWDTHMCLPGYIARLPKPPATELLEQVLRLVGESRRPVLYVGGGCAASGEELRRFVEMTGIPVTTTLMGLGNFPSDDPLSLRMLGMHGTVYANYAVDKADLLLAFGVRFDDRVTGKIEAFASRAKIVHIDIDPAEIGKNKQPHVSICADVKLALQGMNTLLEGITSKKSFDFGSWHDELDQQKRGFPLGYKTFDEEIQPQYAIQVLDELTKGEAIIATGVGQHQMWAAQYYTYKRPRQWLSSAGLGAMGFGLPAAAGAAVANPGVTVVDIDGDGSFQMNIQELAMIRIENLPVKVFVLNNQHLGMVVQWEDRFYKANRAHTYLGNPDNESEIYPDFVTIAKGFNIPAARVTKKSEVRAAIKKMLETPGPYLLDIIVPHQEHVLPMIPSGGAFKDMILDGDGRTVY